In Phyllopteryx taeniolatus isolate TA_2022b chromosome 8, UOR_Ptae_1.2, whole genome shotgun sequence, one genomic interval encodes:
- the zgc:113279 gene encoding uncharacterized protein zgc:113279 isoform X6 has product MRGRYKQLEGKERVYGSAHPVSQPPGSAAHTASDLSIQEADDWETAPKRSSEDVQKVYLGVRVKMPVKDLLRNIRIAQGRDPKDLQQNLRTQKVQVIRHVSFSGDKKRVQTCTGNRTSKRKRTTSGLEELAIIVEVLEEDLRTDTTNRSLIQMSSPSSPVSPEYTSETNGTGYNSDESDEIIPSPPSHTIYSPGTAEYQQTLPPPEAMVTSYQPAWITDYWFTNCPVSSSEFFWAQLQKEEIKLRTISDEALLATNKHSRTALHSVVCDGNRALAYAIAKRLAPLNSLDLKDSNGMTALLLAAKHNHHLIVEDLINLGARVSERNNSGKSCLHLSAEKGFIRVLEVLKRVMMEGVYIDVEATDKSVLSEVGRKSHIISDHEYVSSVTLQVSSKYQVTVAKIKQFKSSPS; this is encoded by the exons ATGAGAGGACGTTATAAACAACTGGAGGGCAAGGAGCGAGTGTACGGCAGCGCTCATCCAGTTTCTCAGCCGCCGGGGTCTGCAGCACACACTGCCTCCGACTTGAGCATCCAGGAGGCAGATGACTGGGAAACAG CTCCAAAGCGTAGCAGTGAAGATGTTCAGAAAGTATATCTTGGAGTGCGTGTTAAGATGCCTGTCAAGGATCTGCTTCGGAATATCCGCATAGCCCAGGGCAGGGACCCCAAAGATCTTCag CAGAACCTGCGCACCCAAAAAGTACAAG TGATTAGACACGTGTCTTTCTCAGGAGACAAGAAACGAGTTCAAACTTGCACAGGAAATCGAACAAGCAAG AGAAAGCGCACCACCAGTGGCCTGGAGGAGCTGGCAATCATTGTCGAGGTGCTGGAGGAGGATCTGAGGACCGACACCACAAACCGTTCCCTTATCCAAATGTCGTCTCCCAGCTCACCAGTATCACCTGAGTACACGTCTGAGACTAATG GTACAGGTTACAACAGTGATGAGTCCGATGAAATCATCCCAAGCCCCCCTTCGCATACAATCTATTCACCTGGGACAGCAGAGTACCAACAAACCCTACCCCCTCCTGAGGCCATGGTCACAAGCTACCAGCCCGCGTGGATAACAGACTATTGGTTCACTAACTGCCCAGTGAGCAGCTCCGAGTTCTTTTGGGCACAGCTTCAGAAGGAGGAAATCAAGCTGAGGACCATCTCTGACGAAGCACTGCTAGCCACTAATAAACACAGTCGAAC AGCTCTCCATAGTGTGGTGTGTGACGGCAACAGGGCACTGGCCTACGCAATCGCGAAAAGGCTGGCTCCTCTCAACAGTTTAGACCTGAAAGATTCGAATGGGATG ACTGCCCTCCTCCTCGCAGCCAAGCACAACCATCACCTGATAGTTGAGGATCTGATTAATTTGGGTGCTCGTGTCAGTGAAAGAAACAACTCGGGAAAGTCGTGTCTTCACCTCAGTGCTGAGAAAGGCTTCATCCGAGTGCTTGAG GTTCTGAAACGTGTTATGATGGAGGGTGTGTACATTGATGTTGAAGCCACCGATAAGTCTG ttttatcaGAGGTTGGGAGGAAGTCACATATCATCTCAGATCATGAGTACGTGTCAAGTGTGacccttcaagtttcaagcaagtacCAAGtaactgtggcaaaaatcaagcaattCAAGTCGAGTCCCAGCTAA
- the zgc:113279 gene encoding uncharacterized protein zgc:113279 isoform X1 has protein sequence MRGRYKQLEGKERVYGSAHPVSQPPGSAAHTASDLSIQEADDWETAPKRSSEDVQKVYLGVRVKMPVKDLLRNIRIAQGRDPKDLQQNLRTQKVQVIRHVSFSGDKKRVQTCTGNRTSKRKRTTSGLEELAIIVEVLEEDLRTDTTNRSLIQMSSPSSPVSPEYTSETNGTGYNSDESDEIIPSPPSHTIYSPGTAEYQQTLPPPEAMVTSYQPAWITDYWFTNCPVSSSEFFWAQLQKEEIKLRTISDEALLATNKHSRTALHSVVCDGNRALAYAIAKRLAPLNSLDLKDSNGMTALLLAAKHNHHLIVEDLINLGARVSERNNSGKSCLHLSAEKGFIRVLEVLKRVMMEGVYIDVEATDKSGMSVLQCASVALKVTLQQLELRKSLNHTKLHTLRKEQLLKTLECLLQMASYSHVMGTWGMNA, from the exons ATGAGAGGACGTTATAAACAACTGGAGGGCAAGGAGCGAGTGTACGGCAGCGCTCATCCAGTTTCTCAGCCGCCGGGGTCTGCAGCACACACTGCCTCCGACTTGAGCATCCAGGAGGCAGATGACTGGGAAACAG CTCCAAAGCGTAGCAGTGAAGATGTTCAGAAAGTATATCTTGGAGTGCGTGTTAAGATGCCTGTCAAGGATCTGCTTCGGAATATCCGCATAGCCCAGGGCAGGGACCCCAAAGATCTTCag CAGAACCTGCGCACCCAAAAAGTACAAG TGATTAGACACGTGTCTTTCTCAGGAGACAAGAAACGAGTTCAAACTTGCACAGGAAATCGAACAAGCAAG AGAAAGCGCACCACCAGTGGCCTGGAGGAGCTGGCAATCATTGTCGAGGTGCTGGAGGAGGATCTGAGGACCGACACCACAAACCGTTCCCTTATCCAAATGTCGTCTCCCAGCTCACCAGTATCACCTGAGTACACGTCTGAGACTAATG GTACAGGTTACAACAGTGATGAGTCCGATGAAATCATCCCAAGCCCCCCTTCGCATACAATCTATTCACCTGGGACAGCAGAGTACCAACAAACCCTACCCCCTCCTGAGGCCATGGTCACAAGCTACCAGCCCGCGTGGATAACAGACTATTGGTTCACTAACTGCCCAGTGAGCAGCTCCGAGTTCTTTTGGGCACAGCTTCAGAAGGAGGAAATCAAGCTGAGGACCATCTCTGACGAAGCACTGCTAGCCACTAATAAACACAGTCGAAC AGCTCTCCATAGTGTGGTGTGTGACGGCAACAGGGCACTGGCCTACGCAATCGCGAAAAGGCTGGCTCCTCTCAACAGTTTAGACCTGAAAGATTCGAATGGGATG ACTGCCCTCCTCCTCGCAGCCAAGCACAACCATCACCTGATAGTTGAGGATCTGATTAATTTGGGTGCTCGTGTCAGTGAAAGAAACAACTCGGGAAAGTCGTGTCTTCACCTCAGTGCTGAGAAAGGCTTCATCCGAGTGCTTGAG GTTCTGAAACGTGTTATGATGGAGGGTGTGTACATTGATGTTGAAGCCACCGATAAGTCTG GAATGAGTGTTCTTCAGTGTGCTTCAGTGGCCCTCAAGGTGACATTGCAGCAGTTGGAACTGAGAAAGAGCCTCAATCACACTAAGCTCCACACACTCCGCAAGGAACAGCTCCTAAAGACCCTGGAGTGTCTCCTGCAAATGGCCAGCTACTCTCATGTCATG GGAACCTGGGGTATGAACGCCTAA
- the zgc:113279 gene encoding uncharacterized protein zgc:113279 isoform X3 yields the protein MRGRYKQLEGKERVYGSAHPVSQPPGSAAHTASDLSIQEADDWETAPKRSSEDVQKVYLGVRVKMPVKDLLRNIRIAQGRDPKDLQQNLRTQKVQVIRHVSFSGDKKRVQTCTGNRTSKRKRTTSGLEELAIIVEVLEEDLRTDTTNRSLIQMSSPSSPVSPEYTSETNGYNSDESDEIIPSPPSHTIYSPGTAEYQQTLPPPEAMVTSYQPAWITDYWFTNCPVSSSEFFWAQLQKEEIKLRTISDEALLATNKHSRTALHSVVCDGNRALAYAIAKRLAPLNSLDLKDSNGMTALLLAAKHNHHLIVEDLINLGARVSERNNSGKSCLHLSAEKGFIRVLEVLKRVMMEGVYIDVEATDKSGMSVLQCASVALKVTLQQLELRKSLNHTKLHTLRKEQLLKTLECLLQMASYSHVMGTWGMNA from the exons ATGAGAGGACGTTATAAACAACTGGAGGGCAAGGAGCGAGTGTACGGCAGCGCTCATCCAGTTTCTCAGCCGCCGGGGTCTGCAGCACACACTGCCTCCGACTTGAGCATCCAGGAGGCAGATGACTGGGAAACAG CTCCAAAGCGTAGCAGTGAAGATGTTCAGAAAGTATATCTTGGAGTGCGTGTTAAGATGCCTGTCAAGGATCTGCTTCGGAATATCCGCATAGCCCAGGGCAGGGACCCCAAAGATCTTCag CAGAACCTGCGCACCCAAAAAGTACAAG TGATTAGACACGTGTCTTTCTCAGGAGACAAGAAACGAGTTCAAACTTGCACAGGAAATCGAACAAGCAAG AGAAAGCGCACCACCAGTGGCCTGGAGGAGCTGGCAATCATTGTCGAGGTGCTGGAGGAGGATCTGAGGACCGACACCACAAACCGTTCCCTTATCCAAATGTCGTCTCCCAGCTCACCAGTATCACCTGAGTACACGTCTGAGACTAATG GTTACAACAGTGATGAGTCCGATGAAATCATCCCAAGCCCCCCTTCGCATACAATCTATTCACCTGGGACAGCAGAGTACCAACAAACCCTACCCCCTCCTGAGGCCATGGTCACAAGCTACCAGCCCGCGTGGATAACAGACTATTGGTTCACTAACTGCCCAGTGAGCAGCTCCGAGTTCTTTTGGGCACAGCTTCAGAAGGAGGAAATCAAGCTGAGGACCATCTCTGACGAAGCACTGCTAGCCACTAATAAACACAGTCGAAC AGCTCTCCATAGTGTGGTGTGTGACGGCAACAGGGCACTGGCCTACGCAATCGCGAAAAGGCTGGCTCCTCTCAACAGTTTAGACCTGAAAGATTCGAATGGGATG ACTGCCCTCCTCCTCGCAGCCAAGCACAACCATCACCTGATAGTTGAGGATCTGATTAATTTGGGTGCTCGTGTCAGTGAAAGAAACAACTCGGGAAAGTCGTGTCTTCACCTCAGTGCTGAGAAAGGCTTCATCCGAGTGCTTGAG GTTCTGAAACGTGTTATGATGGAGGGTGTGTACATTGATGTTGAAGCCACCGATAAGTCTG GAATGAGTGTTCTTCAGTGTGCTTCAGTGGCCCTCAAGGTGACATTGCAGCAGTTGGAACTGAGAAAGAGCCTCAATCACACTAAGCTCCACACACTCCGCAAGGAACAGCTCCTAAAGACCCTGGAGTGTCTCCTGCAAATGGCCAGCTACTCTCATGTCATG GGAACCTGGGGTATGAACGCCTAA
- the zgc:113279 gene encoding uncharacterized protein zgc:113279 isoform X4, which translates to MRGRYKQLEGKERVYGSAHPVSQPPGSAAHTASDLSIQEADDWETAPKRSSEDVQKVYLGVRVKMPVKDLLRNIRIAQGRDPKDLQQNLRTQKVQGDKKRVQTCTGNRTSKRKRTTSGLEELAIIVEVLEEDLRTDTTNRSLIQMSSPSSPVSPEYTSETNGTGYNSDESDEIIPSPPSHTIYSPGTAEYQQTLPPPEAMVTSYQPAWITDYWFTNCPVSSSEFFWAQLQKEEIKLRTISDEALLATNKHSRTALHSVVCDGNRALAYAIAKRLAPLNSLDLKDSNGMTALLLAAKHNHHLIVEDLINLGARVSERNNSGKSCLHLSAEKGFIRVLEVLKRVMMEGVYIDVEATDKSGMSVLQCASVALKVTLQQLELRKSLNHTKLHTLRKEQLLKTLECLLQMASYSHVMGTWGMNA; encoded by the exons ATGAGAGGACGTTATAAACAACTGGAGGGCAAGGAGCGAGTGTACGGCAGCGCTCATCCAGTTTCTCAGCCGCCGGGGTCTGCAGCACACACTGCCTCCGACTTGAGCATCCAGGAGGCAGATGACTGGGAAACAG CTCCAAAGCGTAGCAGTGAAGATGTTCAGAAAGTATATCTTGGAGTGCGTGTTAAGATGCCTGTCAAGGATCTGCTTCGGAATATCCGCATAGCCCAGGGCAGGGACCCCAAAGATCTTCag CAGAACCTGCGCACCCAAAAAGTACAAG GAGACAAGAAACGAGTTCAAACTTGCACAGGAAATCGAACAAGCAAG AGAAAGCGCACCACCAGTGGCCTGGAGGAGCTGGCAATCATTGTCGAGGTGCTGGAGGAGGATCTGAGGACCGACACCACAAACCGTTCCCTTATCCAAATGTCGTCTCCCAGCTCACCAGTATCACCTGAGTACACGTCTGAGACTAATG GTACAGGTTACAACAGTGATGAGTCCGATGAAATCATCCCAAGCCCCCCTTCGCATACAATCTATTCACCTGGGACAGCAGAGTACCAACAAACCCTACCCCCTCCTGAGGCCATGGTCACAAGCTACCAGCCCGCGTGGATAACAGACTATTGGTTCACTAACTGCCCAGTGAGCAGCTCCGAGTTCTTTTGGGCACAGCTTCAGAAGGAGGAAATCAAGCTGAGGACCATCTCTGACGAAGCACTGCTAGCCACTAATAAACACAGTCGAAC AGCTCTCCATAGTGTGGTGTGTGACGGCAACAGGGCACTGGCCTACGCAATCGCGAAAAGGCTGGCTCCTCTCAACAGTTTAGACCTGAAAGATTCGAATGGGATG ACTGCCCTCCTCCTCGCAGCCAAGCACAACCATCACCTGATAGTTGAGGATCTGATTAATTTGGGTGCTCGTGTCAGTGAAAGAAACAACTCGGGAAAGTCGTGTCTTCACCTCAGTGCTGAGAAAGGCTTCATCCGAGTGCTTGAG GTTCTGAAACGTGTTATGATGGAGGGTGTGTACATTGATGTTGAAGCCACCGATAAGTCTG GAATGAGTGTTCTTCAGTGTGCTTCAGTGGCCCTCAAGGTGACATTGCAGCAGTTGGAACTGAGAAAGAGCCTCAATCACACTAAGCTCCACACACTCCGCAAGGAACAGCTCCTAAAGACCCTGGAGTGTCTCCTGCAAATGGCCAGCTACTCTCATGTCATG GGAACCTGGGGTATGAACGCCTAA
- the zgc:113279 gene encoding uncharacterized protein zgc:113279 isoform X2, translated as MRGRYKQLEGKERVYGSAHPVSQPPGSAAHTASDLSIQEADDWETAPKRSSEDVQKVYLGVRVKMPVKDLLRNIRIAQGRDPKDLQNLRTQKVQVIRHVSFSGDKKRVQTCTGNRTSKRKRTTSGLEELAIIVEVLEEDLRTDTTNRSLIQMSSPSSPVSPEYTSETNGTGYNSDESDEIIPSPPSHTIYSPGTAEYQQTLPPPEAMVTSYQPAWITDYWFTNCPVSSSEFFWAQLQKEEIKLRTISDEALLATNKHSRTALHSVVCDGNRALAYAIAKRLAPLNSLDLKDSNGMTALLLAAKHNHHLIVEDLINLGARVSERNNSGKSCLHLSAEKGFIRVLEVLKRVMMEGVYIDVEATDKSGMSVLQCASVALKVTLQQLELRKSLNHTKLHTLRKEQLLKTLECLLQMASYSHVMGTWGMNA; from the exons ATGAGAGGACGTTATAAACAACTGGAGGGCAAGGAGCGAGTGTACGGCAGCGCTCATCCAGTTTCTCAGCCGCCGGGGTCTGCAGCACACACTGCCTCCGACTTGAGCATCCAGGAGGCAGATGACTGGGAAACAG CTCCAAAGCGTAGCAGTGAAGATGTTCAGAAAGTATATCTTGGAGTGCGTGTTAAGATGCCTGTCAAGGATCTGCTTCGGAATATCCGCATAGCCCAGGGCAGGGACCCCAAAGATCTTCag AACCTGCGCACCCAAAAAGTACAAG TGATTAGACACGTGTCTTTCTCAGGAGACAAGAAACGAGTTCAAACTTGCACAGGAAATCGAACAAGCAAG AGAAAGCGCACCACCAGTGGCCTGGAGGAGCTGGCAATCATTGTCGAGGTGCTGGAGGAGGATCTGAGGACCGACACCACAAACCGTTCCCTTATCCAAATGTCGTCTCCCAGCTCACCAGTATCACCTGAGTACACGTCTGAGACTAATG GTACAGGTTACAACAGTGATGAGTCCGATGAAATCATCCCAAGCCCCCCTTCGCATACAATCTATTCACCTGGGACAGCAGAGTACCAACAAACCCTACCCCCTCCTGAGGCCATGGTCACAAGCTACCAGCCCGCGTGGATAACAGACTATTGGTTCACTAACTGCCCAGTGAGCAGCTCCGAGTTCTTTTGGGCACAGCTTCAGAAGGAGGAAATCAAGCTGAGGACCATCTCTGACGAAGCACTGCTAGCCACTAATAAACACAGTCGAAC AGCTCTCCATAGTGTGGTGTGTGACGGCAACAGGGCACTGGCCTACGCAATCGCGAAAAGGCTGGCTCCTCTCAACAGTTTAGACCTGAAAGATTCGAATGGGATG ACTGCCCTCCTCCTCGCAGCCAAGCACAACCATCACCTGATAGTTGAGGATCTGATTAATTTGGGTGCTCGTGTCAGTGAAAGAAACAACTCGGGAAAGTCGTGTCTTCACCTCAGTGCTGAGAAAGGCTTCATCCGAGTGCTTGAG GTTCTGAAACGTGTTATGATGGAGGGTGTGTACATTGATGTTGAAGCCACCGATAAGTCTG GAATGAGTGTTCTTCAGTGTGCTTCAGTGGCCCTCAAGGTGACATTGCAGCAGTTGGAACTGAGAAAGAGCCTCAATCACACTAAGCTCCACACACTCCGCAAGGAACAGCTCCTAAAGACCCTGGAGTGTCTCCTGCAAATGGCCAGCTACTCTCATGTCATG GGAACCTGGGGTATGAACGCCTAA
- the zgc:113279 gene encoding uncharacterized protein zgc:113279 isoform X5 produces MRGRYKQLEGKERVYGSAHPVSQPPGSAAHTASDLSIQEADDWETAPKRSSEDVQKVYLGVRVKMPVKDLLRNIRIAQGRDPKDLQNLRTQKVQGDKKRVQTCTGNRTSKRKRTTSGLEELAIIVEVLEEDLRTDTTNRSLIQMSSPSSPVSPEYTSETNGTGYNSDESDEIIPSPPSHTIYSPGTAEYQQTLPPPEAMVTSYQPAWITDYWFTNCPVSSSEFFWAQLQKEEIKLRTISDEALLATNKHSRTALHSVVCDGNRALAYAIAKRLAPLNSLDLKDSNGMTALLLAAKHNHHLIVEDLINLGARVSERNNSGKSCLHLSAEKGFIRVLEVLKRVMMEGVYIDVEATDKSGMSVLQCASVALKVTLQQLELRKSLNHTKLHTLRKEQLLKTLECLLQMASYSHVMGTWGMNA; encoded by the exons ATGAGAGGACGTTATAAACAACTGGAGGGCAAGGAGCGAGTGTACGGCAGCGCTCATCCAGTTTCTCAGCCGCCGGGGTCTGCAGCACACACTGCCTCCGACTTGAGCATCCAGGAGGCAGATGACTGGGAAACAG CTCCAAAGCGTAGCAGTGAAGATGTTCAGAAAGTATATCTTGGAGTGCGTGTTAAGATGCCTGTCAAGGATCTGCTTCGGAATATCCGCATAGCCCAGGGCAGGGACCCCAAAGATCTTCag AACCTGCGCACCCAAAAAGTACAAG GAGACAAGAAACGAGTTCAAACTTGCACAGGAAATCGAACAAGCAAG AGAAAGCGCACCACCAGTGGCCTGGAGGAGCTGGCAATCATTGTCGAGGTGCTGGAGGAGGATCTGAGGACCGACACCACAAACCGTTCCCTTATCCAAATGTCGTCTCCCAGCTCACCAGTATCACCTGAGTACACGTCTGAGACTAATG GTACAGGTTACAACAGTGATGAGTCCGATGAAATCATCCCAAGCCCCCCTTCGCATACAATCTATTCACCTGGGACAGCAGAGTACCAACAAACCCTACCCCCTCCTGAGGCCATGGTCACAAGCTACCAGCCCGCGTGGATAACAGACTATTGGTTCACTAACTGCCCAGTGAGCAGCTCCGAGTTCTTTTGGGCACAGCTTCAGAAGGAGGAAATCAAGCTGAGGACCATCTCTGACGAAGCACTGCTAGCCACTAATAAACACAGTCGAAC AGCTCTCCATAGTGTGGTGTGTGACGGCAACAGGGCACTGGCCTACGCAATCGCGAAAAGGCTGGCTCCTCTCAACAGTTTAGACCTGAAAGATTCGAATGGGATG ACTGCCCTCCTCCTCGCAGCCAAGCACAACCATCACCTGATAGTTGAGGATCTGATTAATTTGGGTGCTCGTGTCAGTGAAAGAAACAACTCGGGAAAGTCGTGTCTTCACCTCAGTGCTGAGAAAGGCTTCATCCGAGTGCTTGAG GTTCTGAAACGTGTTATGATGGAGGGTGTGTACATTGATGTTGAAGCCACCGATAAGTCTG GAATGAGTGTTCTTCAGTGTGCTTCAGTGGCCCTCAAGGTGACATTGCAGCAGTTGGAACTGAGAAAGAGCCTCAATCACACTAAGCTCCACACACTCCGCAAGGAACAGCTCCTAAAGACCCTGGAGTGTCTCCTGCAAATGGCCAGCTACTCTCATGTCATG GGAACCTGGGGTATGAACGCCTAA